In the Populus trichocarpa isolate Nisqually-1 chromosome 1, P.trichocarpa_v4.1, whole genome shotgun sequence genome, one interval contains:
- the LOC7479319 gene encoding FT-interacting protein 3, whose translation MMSNIKLGVEVVSAHNLLPKDEHGSSSAFVELDFDGQRFRTTIKEKDLHPVWNESFYFNVSDPSNLHYLTLDAHVYCNIRATNSRSFLGKVCLTGNSFVLHSDAVVLHYPLEKRGIFSRVRGELGLKVYITDDASIKSSTPLPAVESLPAKDPGLTHTEAPVVHPMTNSVPHKRVERHTFHHLPNPNHQQNQHQNHSSAPAISHHVPKYVADEMKAAETQPPKLVRMYSASSSQPVDYALKETSPFLGGGRVVGGRVIHGDKTASTYDLVERMYFLYVRVVKARDLPAMDVTGSLDPFVEVRIGNYRGITKHFEKKQNPEWNQVFAFSRERMQASVLEVVIKDKDLVKDDFVGVIRFDINEVPLRVPPDSPLAPEWYRLEDKKGEKIKGELMLAVWIGTQADEAFPDAWHSDAATPVDSTPASSTVIRSKVYHAPRLWYVRVNVVEAQDLVPSEKNRFPEVYVKVQIGNQVLKTKTYQARTFSALWNEDLLFVAAEPFEDHLVLSVEDRVGPGKDEIIGRVIIPLSSVEKRADDRIIHSCWFNLEKPVAVDVDQLKKDKFSSRIHLRVCLDGGYHVLDESTHYSSDLRPTAKQLWRPPIGMLELGILNAVGLHPMKTRDGRGTSDTYCVAKYGHKWVRTRTLIDNLSPKYNEQYTWEVFDPATVLTVGVFDNNQLGEKGSSGKDLKIGKVRIRISTLETGRVYTHSYPLLVLHPTGVKKMGELHLAIRFTCISFANMLYQYSRPLLPKMHYIRPFTVMQLDMLRHQAVNIVALRLGRAEPPLRKEVVEYMSDVDAHLWSMRRSKANFFRLMTIFSGLFAAGKWFGDICMWKNPITTVLVHVLYLMLACFPELILPTVFLYMFLIGIWNYRYRPRYPPHMNTKISQAEVVHPDELDEEFDTFPTSRSPELVRMRYDRLRSVSGRIQTVVGDIATQGERFQALLSWRDPRATAIFVIFCLVAALVLFVTPFQVIAALAGFYMMRHPRFRYRTPSVPINFFRRLPSRTDSML comes from the coding sequence TTGTACTGCACTCTGATGCTGTTGTGTTACACTACCCTCTGGAAAAGCGTGGAATTTTCTCACGTGTGAGAGGAGAGCTTGGCCTGAAAGTTTATATTACCGATGATGCATCCATCAAATCTTCTACCCCACTTCCTGCAGTTGAATCTTTGCCAGCTAAGGATCCAGGCTTAACACATACTGAGGCTCCGGTGGTCCACCCCATGACAAATTCTGTACCTCATAAAAGAGTTGAGAGACACACCTTTCATCATCTTCCTAACCCAAATCACCAGCAAAATCAGCATCAGAATCATTCTTCTGCTCCAGCAATTAGCCATCATGTACCAAAGTACGTGGCTGACGAGATGAAAGCTGCGGAAACACAGCCTCCGAAGTTAGTTCGCATGTACTCTGCGTCATCATCACAACCTGTTGACTATGCCCTTAAAGAGACAAGTCCCTTTCTTGGCGGGGGAAGAGTTGTTGGGGGGCGGGTTATTCACGGAGACAAGACCGCAAGCACTTATGATCTTGTTGAACGGATGTACTTTCTGTACGTGAGAGTTGTTAAAGCTCGTGATCTTCCTGCCATGGATGTTACAGGAAGTCTTGATCCATTTGTCGAGGTGAGAATTGGAAACTACAGAGGAATTacaaagcactttgaaaaaaagcaaaatccaGAGTGGAATCAGGTGTTTGCTTTTTCAAGGGAACGGATGCAAGCTTCTGTTTTAGAAGTTGTGATCAAGGACAAGGATCTTGTTAAAGATGACTTTGTGGGCGTCATAAGGTTTGACATCAATGAGGTTCCATTGCGAGTCCCCCCAGATAGTCCTCTAGCTCCAGAGTGGTATCGGCTTGAGGACAAGAAGGGAGAGAAGATAAAGGGCGAGCTGATGCTTGCAGTATGGATTGGAACCCAAGCAGACGAGGCCTTTCCTGATGCCTGGCATTCTGATGCAGCTACCCCTGTAGATAGTACACCGGCTTCCTCCACTGTGATACGTTCAAAGGTCTATCATGCACCGAGGCTGTGGTATGTACGTGTTAACGTTGTTGAGGCCCAAGACTTAGTCCCATCAGAGAAGAACCGTTTCCCTGAAGTGTATGTTAAGGTACAGATTGGAAACCAAGTTTTGAAGACGAAGACATATCAGGCTCGGACTTTTAGTGCCTTATGGAATGAGGATCTTTTATTTGTGGCTGCTGAACCCTTTGAAGACCACCTGGTTCTTTCGGTTGAGGATCGTGTCGGTCCTGGAAAAGATGAGATAATTGGGAGGGTCATTATCCCGTTGAGCTCTGTGGAGAAGCGTGCTGACGATAGGATAATTCATTCTTGTTGGTTTAACCTGGAAAAGCCAGTTGCTGTGGATGTAGATCAGCTGAAGAAAGATAAGTTCTCTAGCCGTATCCATCTTCGAGTCTGCTTAGATGGAGGATACCATGTTCTTGACGAGTCAACTCATTACAGCAGTGATCTTCGTCCTACAGCAAAACAGCTTTGGAGGCCTCCTATTGGGATGCTGGAACTTGGCATCTTAAATGCTGTAGGACTCCATCCTATGAAAACACGAGATGGAAGGGGTACATCGGATACATACTGTGTTGCAAAGTATGGTCACAAATGGGTCCGGACACGCACCCTTATTGACAACCTGTCTCCCAAATACAATGAGCAGTACACATGGGAAGTTTTTGATCCAGCTACAGTTCTTACAGTTGGTGTATTTGACAACAACCAGCTTGGGGAAAAAGGTTCAAGTGGAAAGGATCTAAAGATTGGGAAGGTTCGGATTCGCATCTCCACACTCGAAACTGGGCGTGTTTATACTCACTCTTATCCCTTGCTGGTTCTTCATCCTACTGGAGTTAAGAAGATGGGGGAGTTGCATTTGGCAATCAGATTTACATGCATATCTTTTGCGAACATGCTTTATCAGTACTCACGACCACTTCTACCCAAAATGCACTATATCAGGCCTTTCACTGTGATGCAACTAGATATGCTTCGCCACCAAGCTGTCAATATAGTGGCATTACGATTAGGTCGGGCAGAACCTCCTCTTAGGAAGGAAGTGGTGGAGTATATGTCAGATGTTGATGCACACCTCTGGAGCATGCGCCGAAGCAAGGCAAATTTCTTTCGATTAATGACAATTTTCTCAGGGTTATTTGCAGCTGGAAAGTGGTTTGGGGATATTTGCATGTGGAAGAATCCTATCACTACCGTGCTTGTTCATGTGCTCTATCTCATGCTTGCTTGCTTCCCAGAACTTATTCTGCCCACAGTTTTTCTTTACATGTTTCTGATAGGCATTTGGAATTACCGATATCGACCAAGGTACCCTCCCCATATGAACACAAAGATTTCACAAGCTGAGGTAGTGCATCCTGATGAGCTTGACGAGGAGTTTGATACATTCCCAACAAGCAGGAGCCCTGAGCTGGTCAGAATGAGGTACGATAGGTTACGAAGTGTTTCTGGAAGGATTCAAACAGTTGTGGGGGATATAGCAACCCAAGGAGAGCGATTTCAGGCACTGTTAAGCTGGCGCGATCCACGCGCCACTGCCATCTTTGTTATATTCTGCCTCGTAGCTGCTCTGGTTTTATTTGTGACACCATTTCAGGTCATAGCAGCTTTGGCTGGCTTCTACATGATGAGGCATCCAAGATTTCGCTACAGGACACCATCTGTGCCCATAAACTTCTTTCGCCGGCTTCCTTCTCGGACAGATAGTATGCTGTGA
- the LOC7479318 gene encoding xyloglucan-specific galacturonosyltransferase 1, with protein MAVSINRRKSKPSKKAETNGHCSCATFLFKILSRIPLGILLLILVYLWSSSTTIISGKIVHICVSSRKLSNLYCLSAGTQPNFEIPVPLINNSFTSPGSTSTIKDIDASPGSNSSVTAYVKAASTPEPITDSKEIANALSSSTIGNIKEVANVFTKDSIPAVIDGTDKNRNEEIAIAKKAVKEQLQLHRSWMPNTNHASCDGRGVYVYDLPSKFNKDLIGQCGDMMPWTDFCKYFNNEALGEPIANLGKGWYHTHQYSLEPIFHSRILSHPCRVYNESEAKLFYVPYYGGLDILRWHFKNVSDDVKDALAMDLMKWLEHRRPWVQNSGTDHVFVLGKISWDFRRKNYTSWGTRFLELEQMQNPIKLLIERQPWEVNDIAIPHPTFFHPHSDDDIVAWQQKIIGTTRKNLVSFAGAARPDQPESIRSTLINQCTSTSSDKCQFLDCKSGGCNQPESVTKLFLESEFCLQPPGDSPTRKSVFDSLVSGCIPVLFDPFTAYYQYPWHLPEDHGKYSVFIDQEEVRQMKVNVVGRLSSISARERDDMRRYIVYELLPGLVYGDSSCRFQKFQDAFSITVNTLLERVSKMQ; from the coding sequence ATGGCTGTTTCCATTAACAGAAGGAAATCTAAACCATCCAAAAAAGCAGAAACAAATGGACATTGTTCCTGTGCTACTTTCCTTTTCAAAATTCTGTCTCGAATCCCCCTTGGCattcttcttttgattcttgTGTACCTGTggtcctcctccaccaccattATCTCTGGCAAGATTGTTCATATCTGTGTTTCCTCGCGGAAGCTCAGCAATCTTTACTGCCTGTCCGCAGGTACTCAGCCTAACTTTGAAATCCCAGTTCCACTTATCAACAATAGTTTTACTAGTCCTGGCTCTACCAGCACTATCAAAGATATTGATGCTAGTCCTGGCTCCAATAGTAGCGTTACAGCATATGTCAAGGCCGCTAGTACTCCTGAACCCATCACAGATAGCAAAGAGATCGCCAATGCTCTTAGTTCCAGCACCATTGGCAACATCAAAGAAGTTGCCAACGTTTTCACGAAGGACTCGATTCCAGCCGTGATAGATGGGACAGACAAAAACAGGAACGAGGAGATTGCCATTGCCAAGAAGGCTGTCAAGGAGCAACTACAGCTGCATCGATCGTGGATGCCTAATACAAACCATGCTTCTTGTGATGGGAGGGGGGTATATGTTTATGATCTTCCATCAAAATTCAACAAGGACCTGATAGGTCAGTGTGGAGACATGATGCCATGGACAGATTTCtgcaaatatttcaataacGAGGCGCTGGGGGAGCCAATAGCAAACCTTGGAAAGGGCTGGTATCACACCCATCAGTACTCATTGGAGCCAATATTTCATTCAAGAATTCTGAGCCATCCATGTAGGGTTTACAATGAAAGTGAAGCAAAGCTCTTTTATGTCCCATATTATGGTGGTCTAGACATCCTGAGGTGGCATTTCAAGAATGTCTCTGATGATGTTAAAGACGCTTTGGCAATGGATCTAATGAAGTGGCTCGAGCATAGAAGACCTTGGGTTCAAAATTCTGGCACGGATCATGTGTTTGTGTTGGGAAAAATCTCATGGGATTTCAGGAGAAAGAATTATACTTCCTGGGGCACTAGATTTCTAGAGCTTGAGCAAATGCAGAACCCGATAAAGCTGTTGATCGAACGACAACCATGGGAAGTCAACGACATTGCAATTCCACATCCTACCTTCTTTCACCCTCATTCAGACGATGACATTGTTGCATGGCAGCAAAAGATTATCGGAACAACTCGAAAGAACCTAGTCAGTTTTGCTGGAGCAGCGCGGCCTGATCAACCCGAGAGCATAAGGTCAACATTGATCAATCAGTGCACTTCAACAAGCAGTGATAAATGCCAGTTTCTGGATTGTAAATCAGGTGGATGTAATCAGCCTGAATCGGTCACAAAGCTGTTTTTGGAGTCTGAATTCTGCTTGCAGCCTCCTGGTGATAGTCCAACAAGAAAATCAGTATTTGATTCACTTGTTTCGGGATGCATACCGGTGCTTTTCGATCCCTTTACCGCTTATTACCAATATCCATGGCATTTACCCGAGGATCATGGTAAATACTCAGTGTTCATAGATCAAGAAGAAGTGAGGCAAATGAAGGTGAATGTGGTGGGGAGGCTAAGCAGTATTTCTGCAAGGGAAAGAGATGATATGAGGAGGTACATAGTGTATGAACTTCTACCTGGGTTGGTGTATGGTGATTCAAGCTGTCGGTTTCAGAAGTTTCAGGATGCGTTCTCCATAACAGTGAACACCCTGCTCGAGAGGGTTAGCAAAATGCAATGA
- the LOC7472772 gene encoding probable glutathione peroxidase 8: MIPSHLLLLHLLLSASLASSMATQTSKNPESVHDFTIKDAKENDVDLSIFKGKVLLIVNVASKCGMTNSNYAEMNQLYEKYKDQGLEILAFPCNQFGEEEPGTNDQITDFVCTRFKSEFPIFDKIDVNGENASPLYKFLKLGKWGIFGDDIQWNFAKFLVNKDGQVVDRYYPTTSPLSLERDIKQLLEIS, encoded by the exons ATGATTCCATCTCATTTACTGCTTCTTCACTTGCTTCTCTCTGCCTCTTTAGCTTCTTCAATGGCAACCCAAACCTCAAAGAACCCAGAATCAGTCCATGACTTCACTATCAAG GATGCTAAGGAAAATGATGTGGATCTTAGCATTTTCAAGGGAAAAGTGTTGCTGATTGTTAATGTTGCTTCAAAATG TGGGATGACCAACTCAAATTACGCTGAAATGAATCAATTATATGAGAAGTACAAAGATCAAG GACTAGAGATACTGGCATTTCCATGCAATCAGTTTGGTGAGGAGGAACCAGGAACTAATGATCAGATCACAGACTTTGTCTGCACTCGCTTCAAATCAGAATTTCCCATCTTTGACAAG ATTGATGTAAATGGTGAGAATGCTTCTCCACTGTACAAGTTCTTGAAGTTGGGGAAATGGGGAATTTTTGGTGATGATATTCAGTGGAACTTCGCTAAGTTCCTTGTCAACAAGGATGGCCAAGTTGTTGATCGTTACTACCCCACAACTTCACCTCTTAGTCTTGAg CGTGACATAAAGCAACTGCTGGAGATCTCATGA
- the LOC18094440 gene encoding kiwellin-1 — protein sequence MFSILRLCTLCTLVANQHHCKKTSEKMKQVCSSFTYLLVLFVLLVTVSVLVEAQKCKSSGKVEGKKPPKKECNQENGAERCEEDKLYTTYKCSQPVSALPVNSFEEGGDAVAPSECDGKYHDNYTPVVALSTAWFGKKETPHHITINGNGSLESFRHK from the coding sequence ATGTTCTCTATACTCAGATTATGCACTTTATGCACACTGGTAGCCAATCAGCACCACTGCAAAAAGACATCTGAAAAAATGAAGCAAGTTTGCTCAAGTTTTACTTATCTCCTAGTCCTCTTCGTGCTTCTTGTCACAGTAAGTGTATTGGTTGAAGCACAAAAGTGCAAGTCAAGTGGCAAAGTTGAAGGAAAGAAGCCTCCGAAAAAAGAATGTAACCAGGAAAATGGAGCAGAACGCTGTGAAGAAGACAAACTTTACACCACCTACAAGTGCTCACAACCCGTATCTGCTCTACCAGTAAACAGTTTTGAGGAGGGTGGAGATGCGGTTGCACCATCAGAATGCGATGGTAAGTACCATGACAATTACACACCTGTGGTGGCATTGTCAACGGCATGGTTCGGTAAAAAAGAGACGCCACACCATATCACCATTAATGGAAATGGAAGTTTGGAAAGCTTTAGGCATAAATGA
- the LOC7479317 gene encoding probable phospholipid hydroperoxide glutathione peroxidase, whose product MASQSSAQSVHDFTVKDARENDVDLSIYKGKVLLIVNVASQCGLTNSNYTELTQLYDKYRDQGLEILAFPCNQFGSQEPGNNEQIVEFACTRFKADYPIFDKVDVNGKNAAPIYKFLKSSKGGLFGDSIKWNFSKFLVDKDGKVVDRYAPTTSPLSIEKDVKKLLGIA is encoded by the exons ATGGCTAGCCAATCCAGTGCTCAATCAGTTCATGATTTCACTGTTAAG GATGCTAGGGAAAATGATGTTGACCTCAGCATATATAAGGGGAAGGTCCTCTTGATTGTCAATGTTGCTTCACAATG TGGCTTGACCAATTCAAACTACACGGAGTTGACCCAGCTATATGACAAATACAGGGATCAAG GTTTGGAGATTCTGGCTTTTCCATGCAATCAGTTTGGATCTCAGGAGCCAGGGAACAATGAACAAATAGTGGAGTTTGCTTGTACTCGCTTTAAGGCTGACTATCCCATATTTGATAAG GTTGACGTGAATGGTAAGAATGCTGCTCCAATTTACAAGTTCTTGAAGTCTAGCAAGGGTGGACTTTTTGGGGACAGCATCAAATGGAACTTTTCCAAGTTCCTGGTGGATAAAGATGGCAAAGTTGTGGATCGTTATGCTCCCACTACTTCCCCTCTTAGCATTGAG AAAGATGTCAAGAAACTACTGGGGATTGCTTAA